In the genome of Sphaeramia orbicularis chromosome 13, fSphaOr1.1, whole genome shotgun sequence, one region contains:
- the bace2 gene encoding beta-secretase 2 — MARNISLSIWAFVYSLCFGMSECYFAIPLKIYAGKYNVSSSALNVTSLRGVTSDGGGLSLASDPTGKVNFLDMVNNLEGDSGRGYYIEMSIGTPGQPMNILVDTGSSNFAVAAAPHPFITHYFNPALSSTYVSTGIDVSVRYTQGNWEGELGVDQISILKGPNGTISINIAAILSSEGFFLPGINWQGILGLAYPKLARPDSSVEPFFNSMVKQLEIPDIFSLQMCGAGLSASNTADPAGGSLIMGGVEPTLYRGSVWYTPVIEEWYYNVEVLKLEVGDQNLDLDCREYNMDKAIVDSGTTMLRLPVNVFNAVVEAITRSSLIQDFSSGFWDGTKLACWMKGETPWRFFPKLSIYLRATNTSQSFRITILPQLYIQPIKDVDGMLDCFRFGVSSSANGLVIGATVMEGFYVVFDRAQRRVGFALSSCAVSGGVALSEVDGPFSAADVAADCSNRMFKESVMWVVSYALMAICAMVLIILLLLLVLPLRRRHRSGEITDESSLVRHRIK, encoded by the exons ATGGCCCGCAATATTTCGCTTTCGATATGGGCATTTGTATACAGTTTGTGCTTCGGTATGTCTGAGTGTTACTTTGCTATACCACTTAAAATATACGCAGGGAAGTACAACGTCTCCTCGTCGGCTCTGAATGTGACTTCGCTCCGGGGAGTAACGTCTGATGGAGGCGGCCTCTCCTTGGCCTCTGACCCGACTGGGAAAGTCAACTTTCTGGACATGGTTAATAACCTGGAAGGAGACTCTGGAAGAGGCTACTACATAGAAATGTCAATTGGTACCCCTGGTCAACCG atgaATATCCTGGTGGATACAGGCAGCAGTAACTTTGCAGTGGCTGCAGCGCCACACCCTTTCATTACTCACTACTTCAACCCTGCACT CTCCAGTACTTATGTGTCCACTGGCATAGATGTGAGTGTCAGGTACACCCAGGGAAACTGGGAAGGTGAATTGGGAGTTGACCAAATCTCCATCCTTAAAGGCCCAAATGGGACCATCAGCATCAACATAGCAGCCATCTTGTCATCAGAGGGCTTCTTCCTTCCTGGGATCAACTGGCAGGGCATCCTGGGACTGGCCTACCCGAAACTAGCACGG CCAGACTCCTCGGTGGAGCCCTTCTTCAACTCTATGGTGAAGCAGCTGGAAATTCCTGACATCTTCTCCCTCCAGATGTGCGGTGCTGGACTGTCTGCCAGCAACACAGCAGACCCCGCGGGTGGAAGTCTT ATCATGGGGGGTGTTGAGCCAACTCTGTATCGTGGATCAGTGTGgtacacccctgttatagaggaGTGGTACTACAATGTAGAGGTTTTGAAGCTGGAGGTTGGAGACCAAAATCTAGATCTGGATTGCAGAGAG TATAACATGGATAAAGCAATAGTTGACAGTGGGACGACAATGCTGCGACTTCCTGTCAATGTCTTCAATGCGGTGGTGGAGGCCATCACACGCAGCTCTCTG ATCCAggatttttcttcaggtttctgggATGGCACAAAGCTTGCATGCTGGATGAAAGGAGAGACCCCTTGGAGGTTTTTTCCTAAATTGTCCATTTATCTAAGGGCCACAAACACCAGCCAGTCCTTCCGCATCACCATCCTGCCGCAG CTGTACATCCAGCCAATCAAAGATGTGGACGGCATGCTAGATTGCTTTCGTTTTGGAGTGTCTTCATCTGCTAATGGTCTGGTTATCGGGGCCACTGTTATGGAAGGCTTCTATGTGGTGTTTGACCGTGCCCAGCGCAGAGTGGGCTTTGCACTCAGCAGCTGTGCAG TGAGTGGTGGGGTGGCTCTGTCAGAGGTCGACGGACCCTTCTCAGCGGCAGACGTCGCAGCTGACTGCTCCAACCGGATGTTCAAGGAGTCTGTGATGTGGGTCGTCTCCTATGCCCTGATGGCGATCTGCGCCATGGTCCTCAtcatcctgctgctgctgctggtcctGCCCCTCCGACGCAGACACCGCTCAGGCGAGATCACAGACGAGTCTTCACTAGTCCGCCATCGTATCAAGTGA